GAATAAACACTTTTTAAGTCATCGAacaattttatgaaaaatttaataagcatttttagtttattttgtgGAGATGAGCGGGTGGGCCAGTGGCCCGTTGGTAATCCAAGTCAGCCTTTCAAAAAATGTATGTATTATTTACATagcttttccaaaaaaaaaaaaaccctggTGCTACATGTGTCAATTGGGGTGCACGTCTTAAAGACCTAAACAACAAAAGGCTGGTTCTAGCTGGTTCACCAAAACCCAACTTGGTGCACATCTCATAGTCTCAAACCCTTAACCACTTGGGGTTAACAACCTTGACAAGTACTTGTTGTGTTTCATGCAATCATGCTCACAAGTCATACAACTACACCAAAAATGTCAAAATGCAGAAACCTTAACAAAAGTACGTTGTGCTGTATCACAAAAACCATGAATCTTTCACTATGACAACTGCATTTAAAGAATGTCAAAATGCAAGAGAAGGTCAACaagtttaattaaataatcTGAAATGACCAATTAGACAAAAATGGACTAATGTGTGAGGTTCATATGTTGGACACAGGCTATATAAGACATTAAGCAACAAGAAGAACAGCAAACCAACGACATACATAATTAAATACCTAACGAGTTAAAACGAAGAGAAGAAATTGCCATCAACTTTAAAATGGCAGTTTCTCGAGCTTTGTTCATGGTCGTTTATGTGTTTGCAATTGCATTCCATTCTTGCGTGGTTGACGGGAAGTTCTCAAAAAGCATGTACTTCAATTGGGGTGCTCACCATTCTTCAATATCAGGCAATGGTGATGATCTTCAGCTTGTTTTGGACCAAACTTCAGGTATAAAGTGAAACGTAATCTACATttattatcataataataataaaaaactgcTTCTCATTCTTATATGATTAACAAATGAATCTCCAAATTTTACAGGATCAGGTATCCAATCAAAGAGGGCCTTCCTATTTGGAAGCATCGAAATGCTAATCAAGTTGGTTCCAGGGAACTCTGCGGGAACTGTAACCGCATATTATGTGTGTGCTTAAATTACTCATGTGATACTTTATAAGTATATTACTTAGGTTATCAGTACGGTTACAGTGATGAGAACTAAATATCATGTTGGATGGTGACAGTTGTCTTCTACGGGTGCCAAGCATGATGAGATCGACTTTGAGTTCTTGGGGAACTCGACAGGAGAACCTTACACGGTGCACACAAACATATTTACTCAAGGTCAGGGTAACAGAGAGCAACAGTTCAAATTATGGTTTGACCCGACTGCCAATTATCACAACTACACCATTCACTGGAACCCTACAGAAGTTGTGTAAGTGAACAAGGTCAAAAGCACAATTAGTCTTTTTGTTAGATGGTTGTTCagttcattattattataactcaTCTTGTTAATGTATTGCAAATATATTACAGATGGTTCGTTGATAGCATTCCTGTTAGAGTCTTCAGAAACTATCAGAGTGAAGGGATTGGTTACCCTAATCAACAAGGTATGCGAGTGTACTCCAGTTTGTGGAATGCCGATAACTGGGCTACAAGAGGTGGTCTGGTCAAAATAGACTGGACGGCTGCACCTTTTGTAGCTAACTACCGTAGGTTCAGGGCTAGAGCTTGTAAGTGGAATGGGCCAGTAAGTATTACCCAGTGTGCCATTTCCAGCCGAGCCAGCTGGTGGACATCTTCTGTTTACAAGCAACTTACAATGAGTCAACAGGGGCAGCTCAAATGGGTTAGAGATAACTACATGATCTACAACTACTGCACCGATATCAAGCGTTTTAAAGGTCAAATTCCACCAGAATGCTCCAAGCCACAATTTTAGACTTGTGACACTGAAAACTCATTTCCATTTATTTGAATGAAGATCATTCTTATTGCTGtctattttgtttcaaaaagtCCAAGTTTTTTGCTGATTTGTATAAGTCCTAAAAGAAATACTAATAAATACATTCATTGAAGTATTATTACTACAGTTGTTTTTTCGAATCAAATGCTAAAATGTGTCTAAAAGACAGAGAGATGTACAatcaaaatgaaacaaatatataccaaaaaaatgACCTCTCtattattactccgtattattattcaaattcaaatgCATGCAACATGTGCTAAAAGAGAGTGTAGTGCGTACAATCGAAATGAAACAAACATCTTTTTTCCTACATATATAGATCAACTAGAACAAGGGTCTAGTCTAAATAACTAGCTACTAGTCAATGTGCACCCACATGCCACGGCTAGGAATGTTGAGATGGTTGACAAACAATAAGTAATATCCAGGCGGTGCGATCTTCCCTGATGGTGGCGCTACGGCGGTGATCACatttttatcaatcttgtccACCCCAGTGATGAGCAGCCTTTGGTTTTGGGAGAAACCATGAGTCGTAAAGGGTGGGTACAAAAGAGTGACTAGAACATCCCCGTATCCCAAATTGTTATTCGATTTTGTTGTAAACGTTACCTTAAATGGTTTACCGTACTTCAAAACCTTATCAGTACCATCTTCTTTGATAACGGGCCTCTTTTCGTCTAGTTTAGGATCAAGATAATGAGGTGAGAATTTCTCGGCCCGTAGCTCTGTTGGGAAAGGACCATCAAATGTGTAGAACTGGTGAGCGTTGCTACCAACGACCAGAATCTTTCCGTCAGGAAGCACCGAGGAAGATGAATGGTACATTCTAGGAATGGTTGTTGGTTTAAGTTCCTTAAACCTCTTGCCCATTTCGTTTTCTGGCATATATACGGTCGGTGTGAGGTTGGGGTCCTCACCATCTTCCCATCCTGAAGTACCCTTTTTCGCACCGTTTATTAGAAGAAACTGTCCGTTTGGAAGTACTAAAAGATCGCCCATGGTTCTCGGTGATGGCATGTCCTGTTCTTTCTCCCAAGCCGGCTTATCAGCTAGCACCTTGAGTCTATTACAATCGGCCAAAGCAGGGGAAAACAC
The sequence above is drawn from the Erigeron canadensis isolate Cc75 chromosome 4, C_canadensis_v1, whole genome shotgun sequence genome and encodes:
- the LOC122596344 gene encoding probable xyloglucan endotransglucosylase/hydrolase protein 26, yielding MAVSRALFMVVYVFAIAFHSCVVDGKFSKSMYFNWGAHHSSISGNGDDLQLVLDQTSGSGIQSKRAFLFGSIEMLIKLVPGNSAGTVTAYYLSSTGAKHDEIDFEFLGNSTGEPYTVHTNIFTQGQGNREQQFKLWFDPTANYHNYTIHWNPTEVVWFVDSIPVRVFRNYQSEGIGYPNQQGMRVYSSLWNADNWATRGGLVKIDWTAAPFVANYRRFRARACKWNGPVSITQCAISSRASWWTSSVYKQLTMSQQGQLKWVRDNYMIYNYCTDIKRFKGQIPPECSKPQF